From Juglans regia cultivar Chandler chromosome 8, Walnut 2.0, whole genome shotgun sequence, the proteins below share one genomic window:
- the LOC109005121 gene encoding peroxidase 16-like → METPRSLILLSSLVLLPLLLITPASAQLRSDFYRNTCPNVESLVRSAVTKKFQQTFVTAPATLRLFFHDCFVRGCDASVLLASPNNRAEKDHPDDISLAGDGFDTVIKAKAAVDNDPQCRNKVSCADLLALATRDVVVLAGGPTYTVELGRRDGRISTIASVQKHLPHPDFTLDQLNSMFGLHGLNQTDVIALSGAHTIGSSHCSRFSKRIHRFSLQNRIDPTLNLTYALQLRQMCSLRVDPRNAINMDPTTPRSFDNAYYRNLQQGKGLFTSDQVLFTDARSKPTVNLFASNNDAFRRAFVSAITKLGSVGVKTGNQGEIRKDCTRVN, encoded by the exons ATGGAAACTCCTCGCAGCCTCATTCTCTTGTCATCTTTAGtacttcttcctctcctccttaTAACTCCTGCTTCAGCTCAACTTCGCAGCGATTTCTACAGAAACACATGCCCCAATGTTGAATCTTTAGTCCGCTCAGCTGTCACGAAGAAGTTCCAGCAGACCTTTGTGACTGCTCCGGCTACTCTTCGGCTCTTTTTCCACGACTGTTTTGTCCGG GGTTGTGATGCATCAGTGTTGCTTGCCTCGCCAAATAATAGAGCAGAGAAGGATCACCCTGATGACATTTCTCTTGCTGGTGATGGATTTGACACTGTGATCAAAGCCAAGGCAGCTGTTGATAATGATCCTCAGTGCAGAAACAAGGTTTCCTGTGCTGATCTTTTAGCTCTTGCCACTAGAGATGTGGTAGTATTG GCAGGGGGACCAACTTATACCGTCGAATTGGGGAGACGTGATGGGAGGATATCTACAATTGCCAGTGTTCAAAAGCATCTCCCTCATCCTGATTTTACTTTGGATCAGCTCAATTCCATGTTTGGCCTACATGGTCTCAACCAGACCGATGTGATTGCATTATCAG GTGCGCACACAATTGGGTCCTCCCATTGCAGCCGGTTCTCCAAAAGGATACACAGATTCAGCCTTCAAAACCGGATTGACCCAACACTAAATTTAACCTATGCTTTACAGCTAAGACAGATGTGTTCATTAAGGGTCGACCCCAGAAACGCCATTAACATGGACCCAACCACGCCTCGATCATTCGACAACGCCTACTACAGAAACCTTCAGCAAGGAAAGGGTCTCTTTACCTCTGATCAGGTATTGTTTACAGATGCAAGATCAAAGCCCACCGTCAACTTATTTGCATCAAACAACGATGCTTTTAGACGGGCCTTTGTGAGCGCCATTACAAAACTGGGAAGTGTAGGGGTCAAGACTGGAAATCAAGGTGAGATTAGAAAAGATTGCACGAGGGTGAACTAA
- the LOC109005122 gene encoding uncharacterized protein LOC109005122, translated as MGTKIGYAIDLLAASPNSKSFAVLCVDDWEHLQIRGIKGNCSRTGVDNFGDSMEKKLENHSIESIKRTMQMHEDVFKHQVRELHRLYSVQKMLMEELKKELKQNIFCGSMTNSDINRSPFINSSHPPTTQTTGGFNLNLQSLRDDPNSRERSGSCSGDTMRMPRGFDLERPAGEDISTGVSTAFDEDQAGLSSHGSTRIHKMSIDGSAEDSQVELTLSIGGSLSKKALKSSQTELGFCESSQMGSKELDSSASFKSDRGEDCSDPTTPMSSSSAILDQERNRPHWLFQDLKLK; from the exons ATGGGGACTAAAATTGGATACGCCATCGATCTCTTAGCAGCCTCACCAAACAGCAAAAGCTTTGCTGTGCTTTGTGTGGATGACTGGGAGCATTTGCAGATTAGGGGAATAAAGGGGAATTGCTCTAGGACTGGTGTGGACAACTTTGGGGACTCCATGGAGAAGAAGCTTGAAAATCACAGCATAGAATCCATCAAAAGGACAATGCAGATGCATGAAGATGTCTTCAAACACCAG GTACGGGAACTCCACAGGCTCTACAGTGTGCAAAAGATGCTAATGGAGGAGCTGAAAAAAGAActcaaacaaaacatattttgtgGTTCCATGACTAACTCAGATATAAACCGCTCTCCCTTCATTAACTCCAGCCATCCACCAACAACTCAAACCACTGGTGGATTTAATCTCAATCTTCAAAGCTTGAGAGACGATCCAAACTCAAGGGAGAGAAGTGGCAGTTGCTCTGGAGACACCATGAGAATGCCAAGGGGTTTTGATCTTGAAAGGCCTGCTGGGGAAGACATCTCAACGGGAGTCAGCACCGCCTTTGACGAAGACCAAGCAGGGCTAAGCTCCCACGGGTCCACCAGAATTCATAAGATGAGCATCGATGGGTCTGCTGAAGATAGCCAAGTGGAGCTGACATTAAGCATTGGTGGTAGCTTGAGCAAGAAGGCATTGAAATCCTCCCAAACTGAATTAGGATTCTGCGAGTCCTCCCAAATGGGAAGCAAGGAGCTTGATTCATCTGCCTCTTTCAAATCTGATCGAGGAGAGGACTGCAGTGACCCCACCACCCCCATGAGCAGTTCCAGTGCGATTTTAGATCAGGAAAGAAACCGGCCACATTGGCTTTTCCAAGATCTAAAGCTTAAATAG